In Solea senegalensis isolate Sse05_10M linkage group LG18, IFAPA_SoseM_1, whole genome shotgun sequence, a single window of DNA contains:
- the LOC122759585 gene encoding elongation of very long chain fatty acids protein 6-like yields the protein MNGSAPRLSLAEYDFERRFDVRSALEWMQENWSKSFMFCGLYAVFVFAGQHFMRERPKLNLRRPLVLWSLSLAIFSIIGAFRTVHFMAHVLSTSGFKRSVCDSSFYSGPVTKFWAYAFALSKAPELGDTVFIILRKQRLIFLHWYHHITVLVYSWYSYKDKVAGGGWFMTMNYMVHSLMYTYYAARAAGLRVPRICAMIITATQILQMVMGLAVLGLVYHWLHEVHCPSNMDNITWGVIMYLSYLILFAIFFYNSYLKDSSGVKGSSEVKKSKAE from the exons ATGAACGGCAGTGCGCCCAGACTGTCGCTGGCGGAGTATGACTTTGAGCGGCGTTTCGACGTACGCAGTGCGCTGGAATGGATGCAGGAGAACTG GAGCAAGTCATTCATGTTCTGCGGCCTGTATGCTGTCTTTGTATTCGCCGGTCAGCACTTCATGAGGGAAAGGCCAAAGCTGAACCTGCGGCGCCCGCTAGTGCTGTGGTCTCTGAGCCTGGCCATCTTCAG TATCATAGGAGCTTTCCGGACTGTGCACTTCATGGCGCATGTCCTCTCAACCAGCGGCTTCAAACGATCTGTGTGCGACTCCAGTTTCTACAGCGGCCCCGTCACCAAATTCTGGGCCTATGCCTTTGCTCTTAGCAAGGCCCCTGAGCTGG GTGACACGGTGTTCATCATCCTCCGTAAGCAGCGCCTCATCTTCCTGCACTGGTACCACCACATCACCGTCCTTGTTTACTCGTGGTACTCCTACAAGGACAAGGTAGCAGGCGGCGGCTGGTTCATGACCATGAACTACATGGTTCATTCTTTGATGTACACCTACTACGCCGCGCGGGCAGCCGGCCTGCGGGTTCCGCGCATCTGCGCCATGATCATCACGGCCACCCAGATCCTGCAGATGGTGATGGGGCTGGCAGTGCTGGGCTTGGTTTACCACTGGCTTCACGAGGTGCACTGTCCGTCCAACATGGACAACATCACATGGGGTGTGATCATGTATTTGAGCTACCTGATCCTGTTTGCCATTTTCTTCTACAACTCCTACCTCAAAGACTCCTCTGGGGTCAAAGGATCCTCAGAGGTCAAAAAATCCAAGGCAGAGTAG